The genomic DNA CAGCGGCTCGCCGAACCAGACCACGCCGGGCCGCAGCAGGTGGCCGCAGGCCGGGCATTCGGGCAGGGGCGGCAGGTCGCCGTGATCCTCGCGCACATGGGTGCAGGCCGTGCAGCGCACCTGCCACAGGCTGCCGTGCATCTCCACCAGCTTTCGGCTCCCGGCCCTGGCGTGCAACCCGTCCACGTTCTGGGTGATCAGAAGAAAATTCGGAATCTGCCGTTCCAGGGCGGCCAGGGCGTGGTGGGCCGGGCCCGGTTCGCACCCGGCCACCAGCCCGCGCCGCCAGTGGTAGAACTCCCAGACCAGTCCGGGCCGGGCCGCAAAGGCGTCGGGCCGGGCCAAGTCCTCGGCCCGATGTGTCTTCCACAGCCCGTCGCGTCCCCGGAAGGTGGGCACCCCGCTCTCGGCAGACACGCCCGCGCCGGTCAGGACCACCACCCGCCTGCCCGGATCAAGCAGCGCCTTGACCATCTCGATCTTCGCCCGCATCACATCCCCTTGTCCCTGGTTTCAGACCGCCGCGCGCCCTTCTGACCGGACCGCTCGCTTGCAATCCGACCGAATAAACGTCATAGTCCGCTTCCCGAATTCACTCAACCAACCAGACACATTGCTGTTTCGTCGCACGAAGGAGGACGCATTGGCTGAAAAGACCATCTATTACATCGAAGGTGACGGCATCGGTCCCGAAGTATGGAAGGCGGGCCGCCCCGTGCTCGACGCCGCGGTCGAGAAGGCCTACGGCACAACCAACGCCCTGAACTGGGTGGAGCTGCTGGCCGGGGAACGTGGCTATGCCGAAACCGGCGAGCACCTGCCCCAGGCGACCATGGACGCCCTGGCCGGGGCCGAACTGGCCATGAAAGGCCCGCTCCAGACGCCGGTGGGCAAGGGGTTCCGCAGCCTCAACGTCACCCTGCGCCAAGTCTTCGACCTCTATGCCTGCATCCGTCCCATCAAATACTTTAAGGGAATCGAGTCCCCCGTCAAGCGGCCCGATCTGGTGGACATGACCGTGTTCCGCGAGAACACCGAGGATGTCTACGCGGGCATCGAATACCAGTCCGGCAGCCCGGAGGCCAGGAAGCTCATCGAATTCCTGACCGACCAACTGGGCGCCAAGGTGGACATCACCGCGGGCGTGGGCATCAAGCCAATGACCCCGGCAGGCTCCAAGCGGCTGGTCAAGCGCGCCATCGACTTTGCCATCGAGCACGGCAAGCCCTCGGTGACCCTGGTCCACAAGGGCAACATCATGAAGCACACCGAGGGCGGCTTCCGCGCCTGGGGCTATGAGCTGGCCGAGCAGGAATACGCGGGCAAGGTTGTGCGCGAGGGCGAAGACGGCAGCGGCGTGATCATCAAGGACCGCATCGCGGACGCCATGTTCCAGAACGTGCTCATGTACCCGGAGCAGTACTCGGTCATCGCCACCACCAACCTCAACGGCGACTACATCTCCGACGCCCTGGCGGCGCAGGTGGGCGGCCTGGGGCTGGCTCCTGGCGTGAACATGGGCGACACCCTCGCCTTTTTCGAGCCCACCCATGGCACGGCCCCGACCATCGCAGGCAAGGACATGGCCAACCCCGGCTCCCTGATCCTCTCCGGGGCCATGCTCCTGGAGCACATCGGCTGGACCGAGGCCGCGCAGCTCATCCACGCCGCCGTGGAAAAAGCCCTTACGGGCAAGCGCGTGACCGTGGACCTCGCCTCCCAGATCGCGGGATCGACCAGGGTCGGCTGCCAGGAATTCGGCGACATCCTGCTGGCAAACCTCTAGCGCCTGATTGCAAAGCATCGTCTACAAGGCCGCTCCCGCACTGTCGGGGGCGGCCTTTGCGCTGCCCGGCCCGCGCCATGCCTCAAGCGTGTTCGGGCCAGAATCAGTCAGGTTTGTTTGACCGGGCCGTGAACCTGGGGTAGGTACAGGGCATCACCATGACTGCACGAATGCCCCACCTGCTGCGCTTCATGCGGGCCGCGCCCTGGCCGTACATGACCGGGCTGGCCTCGCTGCTGCTTGCCTGCGCCCTGGCCGGGCTCGGGTTGTCGCATCTGGCCCAGACCAATGCGGCCCGGGCCGCGATCTTCGGCGGCTGGGGCACGGGCTGGTTCGTGGTTGCCCTCTTTGCCCTGGCCGACGGCGTCTCCCGCTACCGCGAATACCAACGCATCAAGGCCATGCTCCTG from Pseudodesulfovibrio aespoeensis Aspo-2 includes the following:
- a CDS encoding SIR2 family NAD-dependent protein deacylase; this encodes MRAKIEMVKALLDPGRRVVVLTGAGVSAESGVPTFRGRDGLWKTHRAEDLARPDAFAARPGLVWEFYHWRRGLVAGCEPGPAHHALAALERQIPNFLLITQNVDGLHARAGSRKLVEMHGSLWQVRCTACTHVREDHGDLPPLPECPACGHLLRPGVVWFGEPLTPGVLRLAVEELHRADVFLAIGTSGLVQPAASFHQLARERGAVTVEINVEATPVTGLMDFALHGRAGDILPELVAGMAG
- the icd gene encoding NADP-dependent isocitrate dehydrogenase is translated as MAEKTIYYIEGDGIGPEVWKAGRPVLDAAVEKAYGTTNALNWVELLAGERGYAETGEHLPQATMDALAGAELAMKGPLQTPVGKGFRSLNVTLRQVFDLYACIRPIKYFKGIESPVKRPDLVDMTVFRENTEDVYAGIEYQSGSPEARKLIEFLTDQLGAKVDITAGVGIKPMTPAGSKRLVKRAIDFAIEHGKPSVTLVHKGNIMKHTEGGFRAWGYELAEQEYAGKVVREGEDGSGVIIKDRIADAMFQNVLMYPEQYSVIATTNLNGDYISDALAAQVGGLGLAPGVNMGDTLAFFEPTHGTAPTIAGKDMANPGSLILSGAMLLEHIGWTEAAQLIHAAVEKALTGKRVTVDLASQIAGSTRVGCQEFGDILLANL